A DNA window from Engystomops pustulosus chromosome 6, aEngPut4.maternal, whole genome shotgun sequence contains the following coding sequences:
- the NADK gene encoding NAD kinase isoform X4: MQEAMKIFDKVKPRNFPKNTWQWHIQDPASQLLTWNKPPKSVLVIKKVRDASLLQPFKDLCVFLTEQKNMIVYVEKKVLEDPAIVNDENFGPVKKKFCTFREDFDDISNQIDFIICLGGDGTLLYASSLFQDSVPPVMAFHLGSLGFLTPFSFDNFQNQVTQVIEGNAALVLRSRLKVKVHKEHREKKNLVQNGVEENGLIVNQQEKEYGKQTKYQVLNEVVVDRGPSSYLSNVDVFLDGHLITTVQGDGVIVSTPTGSTAYAAAAGASMIHPNVPAIMITPICPHSLSFRPIVVPAGVELKIMLSPDARNTAWVSFDGRKRQEVCHGDSISITTSCYPVPSICFRDPVNDWFDSLAECLHWNVRKKQNHFTGDEEEEY, from the exons ATGCAAGAAGCCATGAAGATATTTGACAAAGTGAAGCCTAGAAACTTTCCCAAGAACACCTGGCAATG GCATATCCAGGACCCTGCGAGCCAACTACTCACTTGGAACAAGCCACCCAAAAGTGTCCTGGTGATCAAGAAGGTCAGAGACGCCAGTCTGCTCCAGCCCTTCAAAGACCTCTGTGTATTCCTTACAGAG CAGAAGAACATGATTGTCTATGTGGAGAAGAAAGTCCTAGAGGACCCGGCCATTGTGAACGACGAGAATTTTGGACCAGTTAAGAAGAAGTTTTGCACTTTTAGAGAAG ATTTTGATGACATCTCCAACCAGATTGACTTCATTATTTGCCTTGGAGGAGACGGGACCTTGCTGTATGCATCCTCCCTTTTCCAG GACAGTGTCCCTCCTGTCATGGCTTTCCACTTGGGATCACTGGGGTTTCTCACTCCCTTTAGCTTTGACAACTTCCAGAATCAAGTCACTCAGGTTATAGAAG GTAACGCGGCACTTGTCCTCCGCAGCAGGCTAAAAGTGAAGGTGCACAAAGAGCACAGGGAGAAGAAGAACCTAGTACAGAACGGTGTGGAAGAGAACGGGCTTATTGTCAACCAGCAGGAGAAGGAGTACGGCAAGCAAACCAAGTATCAG GTGCTGAATGAGGTGGTGGTGGACAGAGGCCCTTCATCTTATCTGTCTAATGTAGATGTCTTCCTAGATGGGCATCTCATCACAACAGTTCAAGGAGACG GAGTCATTGTGTCCACCCCTACTGGCAGTACAGCATATGCAGCTGCAGCCGGAGCCTCCATGATTCATCCAAATGTACCAGCCATTATGATCACCCCCATCTGTCCCCATTCTCTATCCTTCCGACCAATAGTGGTTCCTGCTGGGGTGGAATTAAAG ATTATGCTTTCACCTGATGCACGGAACACAGCTTGGGTCTCATTTGATGGGAGGAAGAGGCAGGAGGTCTGCCATGGAGACAG TATTAGCATCACTACCTCTTGTTACCCGGTCCCTTCCATCTGTTTCCGAGATCCGGTGAATGACTGGTTCGACAGCCTGGCCGAGTGTTTACATTGGAACGTCCGCAAGAAACAGAACCATTTCACAGGtgacgaggaggaggagtactag